Proteins from a single region of Neomonachus schauinslandi chromosome 10, ASM220157v2, whole genome shotgun sequence:
- the FOSL2 gene encoding fos-related antigen 2: protein MYQDYPGNFDTSSRGSSGSPAHAESYTSGGGQQKFRVDMPGSGSAFIPTINAITTSQDLQWMVQPTVITSMSNPYPRSHPYSPLPGLASVPGHMALPRPGVIKTIGTTVGRRRRDEQLSPEEEEKRRIRRERNKLAAAKCRNRRRELTEKLQAETEELEEEKSGLQKEIAELQKEKEKLEFMLVAHGPVCKISPEERRSPPASGLPSLRGGGGGAGAVVVKQEPLEEDSPSSSSAGLDKAQRSVIKPISIAGGFYGEEPLHTPIVVTSTPAITPGTSNLVFTYPSVLEQEPPASPSESCSKAHRRSSSSGDQSSDSLNSPTLLAL, encoded by the exons ATGTACCAGGATTATCCCGGGAACTTTGACACCTCGTCCCGGGGCAGCAGCGGCTCTCCTGCGCACGCCGAGTCCTACACCAGCGGCGGCGGCCAGCAG AAATTTCGGGTAGATATGCCTGGCTCAGGCAGCGCCTTCATCCCCACCATCAACGCCATCACAACCAGCCAGGACCTGCAGTGGATGGTGCAGCCCACGGTGATCACCTCCATGTCCAACCCGTACCCCCGCTCGCACCCCTACAGCCCCCTGCCGGGCCTGGCCTCGGTCCCTGGGCACATGGCACTCCCGAGACCTGGCGTGATCAAGACCATTGGCACCACCGTGGGCCGCAGGAGGAGAGATGAGCAG CTGTCCCCTGAAGAAGAAGAGAAACGTCGAATccggagggagaggaacaagctgGCCGCAGCCAAGTGCCGAAACCGCCGCCGGGAGCTGACAGAGAAGCTGCAGGCG GAGacagaggagctggaggaggagaagtCAGGCCTGCAGAAAGAGATCGCCGAgctgcagaaggagaaggaaaagctggAGTTCATGCTGGTGGCCCACGGGCCTGTGTGCAAGATCAGCCCCGAGGAGCGCCGATCGCCTCCCGCCTCTGGGCTGCCGTCCCTGCGTGGTGGGGGCGGTGGAGCGGGCGCCGTGGTGGTGAAACAGGAGCCCCTGGAAGAGGACAGCCCCTCCTCCTCATCGGCCGGGCTAGACAAGGCCCAGCGCTCTGTCATCAAGCCCATCAGCATTGCTGGGGGCTTCTACGGGGAGGAGCCCCTGCACACCCCCATCGTGGTGACCTCCACGCCGGCCATCACTCCGGGCACGTCGAACCTCGTCTTCACCTACCCCAGCGTCCTGGAGCAAGAACCACCTGCATCACCCTCCGAGTCCTGCTCCAAGGCTCACCGCCGGAGCAGTAGCAGTGGGGACCAGTCGTCAGACTCCTTGAACTCCCCCACTCTGCTGGCTCTGTAA